The following proteins come from a genomic window of Scomber japonicus isolate fScoJap1 chromosome 4, fScoJap1.pri, whole genome shotgun sequence:
- the nadka gene encoding NAD kinase isoform X1, with protein sequence MDGGEEVRVEAVPYCFSACDGGEVSSRSLTRRNKKTRSLSTSSAGSSSEYRWELKKGNHDLSRRTQSLHGPSPVTTFGPKACMLQNPHAVMHIQDPASQRLTWNKPPKSVLVIKKIRDASLLEPFKELCIFLTEMKNMIVYVEKKVLEDPAISGDENFGAITKKFCTFREDLDDISNRVDFIICLGGDGTLLYASSLFQESVPPVMAFHLGSLGFLTPFKFDTYQSQVTQIIEGNAAIVLRSRLKVRVLKENWDKKARVDEKGIILTNGDIESSRKAVQYQVLNEVVVDRGPSSYLSNVDLFLDGHLITTVQGDGVIVSTPTGSTAYAVAAGASMIHPNVPAIMITPICPHSLSFRPIVVPAGVELKIMLSRGARNTAWVSFDGRKRQEICHGDSITITTSCFPVPSICFRDPVNDWFESLAQCLHWNVRKKQNYLSSEDEEF encoded by the exons ATGGATGGTGGAGAGGAGGTGAGAGTGGAAGCTGTCCCGTACTGCTTCTCTGCCTGTGACGGAGGGGAGGTCTCCAGCCGCAGCCTGACGAGACGCAACAAGAAGACCCGCAGCCTGAGCACCTCGTCCGCCGGCAGCTCCTCTGAATACAGGTGGGAGTTGAAGAAGGGGAACCACGATTTGTCAAG GAGGACTCAGTCACTTCATGGACCAAGCCCTGTGACCACATTCGGCCCAAAGGCATGCATGCTCCAGAATCCACACGCAGTCAT GCACATTCAGGACCCCGCCAGCCAGAGACTGACGTGGAACAAGCCCCCAAAAAGTGTCCTTGTCATCAAGAAGATCCGAGATGCCAGTCTGCTCGAGCCTTTCAAAGAGCTCTGCATATTCCTCACCGAG atGAAAAACATGATTGTTTACGTGGAAAAGAAAGTTCTAGAGGACCCGGCCATTTCTGGTGATGAAAACTTCGGAGCCATCACGAAGAAATTCTGCACTTTCAGAGAAG atcTTGATGACATCTCCAATCGTGTGGACTTCATCATCTGTCTTGGTGGAGATGGGACGTTATTGTATGCATCTTCACTCTTCCAG gaAAGTGTTCCACCAGTTATGGCCTTCCACCTGGGCTCCCTGGGCTTCTTGaccccttttaaatttgacacCTACCAGTCTCAGGTCACCCAAATAATTGAAG GTAACGCTGCCATCGTCCTGCGCAGTCGCTTGAAAGTGCGAGTGCTTAAAGAGAACTGGGACAAGAAGGCCAGAGTGGACGAAAAGGGCATCATTCTTACCAACGGGGACATCGAAAGTAGCCGCAAAGCCGTGCAGTATCAG gTGCTGAACGAGGTGGTGGTGGACAGAGGGCCCTCTTCCTATCTATCCAATGTGGACCTCTTTCTGGACGGACACCTCATTACCACAGTACAGGGAGACG gtgtgaTAGTATCTACACCTACAGGCAGTACAGCTTATGCAGTGGCAGCAGGCGCTTCCATGATCCATCCAAACGTCCCAGCCATCATGATCACCCCCATCTgcccacactctctctctttcagacCCATCGTGGTGCCTGCCGGGGTGGAGCTCAAG ATCATGCTCTCACGCGGTGCCAGAAACACAGCCTGGGTGTCCTTTgatggaagaaagagacaagagatCTGCCACGGAGACAG TATTACCATCACTACTTCCTGCTTCCCCgttccctccatctgtttcCGGGACCCGGTCAACGACTGGTTCGAGAGCCTGGCCCAGTGTTTACATTGGAACGTGAGGAAGAAGCAGAACTACCTCAGCTCAGAGGACGAGGAGTTCTGA
- the nadka gene encoding NAD kinase isoform X3 has product MCTTMKFNQCVLQESAVNRDENKVWKWHIQDPASQRLTWNKPPKSVLVIKKIRDASLLEPFKELCIFLTEMKNMIVYVEKKVLEDPAISGDENFGAITKKFCTFREDLDDISNRVDFIICLGGDGTLLYASSLFQESVPPVMAFHLGSLGFLTPFKFDTYQSQVTQIIEGNAAIVLRSRLKVRVLKENWDKKARVDEKGIILTNGDIESSRKAVQYQVLNEVVVDRGPSSYLSNVDLFLDGHLITTVQGDGVIVSTPTGSTAYAVAAGASMIHPNVPAIMITPICPHSLSFRPIVVPAGVELKIMLSRGARNTAWVSFDGRKRQEICHGDSITITTSCFPVPSICFRDPVNDWFESLAQCLHWNVRKKQNYLSSEDEEF; this is encoded by the exons ATGTGTACAACCATGAAGTTCAACCAGTGCGTATTGCAGGAGTCTGCCGTGAACCGCGACGAGAACAAAGTGTGGAAATG GCACATTCAGGACCCCGCCAGCCAGAGACTGACGTGGAACAAGCCCCCAAAAAGTGTCCTTGTCATCAAGAAGATCCGAGATGCCAGTCTGCTCGAGCCTTTCAAAGAGCTCTGCATATTCCTCACCGAG atGAAAAACATGATTGTTTACGTGGAAAAGAAAGTTCTAGAGGACCCGGCCATTTCTGGTGATGAAAACTTCGGAGCCATCACGAAGAAATTCTGCACTTTCAGAGAAG atcTTGATGACATCTCCAATCGTGTGGACTTCATCATCTGTCTTGGTGGAGATGGGACGTTATTGTATGCATCTTCACTCTTCCAG gaAAGTGTTCCACCAGTTATGGCCTTCCACCTGGGCTCCCTGGGCTTCTTGaccccttttaaatttgacacCTACCAGTCTCAGGTCACCCAAATAATTGAAG GTAACGCTGCCATCGTCCTGCGCAGTCGCTTGAAAGTGCGAGTGCTTAAAGAGAACTGGGACAAGAAGGCCAGAGTGGACGAAAAGGGCATCATTCTTACCAACGGGGACATCGAAAGTAGCCGCAAAGCCGTGCAGTATCAG gTGCTGAACGAGGTGGTGGTGGACAGAGGGCCCTCTTCCTATCTATCCAATGTGGACCTCTTTCTGGACGGACACCTCATTACCACAGTACAGGGAGACG gtgtgaTAGTATCTACACCTACAGGCAGTACAGCTTATGCAGTGGCAGCAGGCGCTTCCATGATCCATCCAAACGTCCCAGCCATCATGATCACCCCCATCTgcccacactctctctctttcagacCCATCGTGGTGCCTGCCGGGGTGGAGCTCAAG ATCATGCTCTCACGCGGTGCCAGAAACACAGCCTGGGTGTCCTTTgatggaagaaagagacaagagatCTGCCACGGAGACAG TATTACCATCACTACTTCCTGCTTCCCCgttccctccatctgtttcCGGGACCCGGTCAACGACTGGTTCGAGAGCCTGGCCCAGTGTTTACATTGGAACGTGAGGAAGAAGCAGAACTACCTCAGCTCAGAGGACGAGGAGTTCTGA
- the LOC128357492 gene encoding uncharacterized protein LOC128357492: MDEISPLLGNQPQEDPDLLSPNLRPRHQELIPTPCGPIKSWSELSGMVKVYFCFTIVSLMAVLGLTISSIYKQRMTTDVSDEDNFTVSLVQLIGILFCIYYISRGVLQENRQELVAFVLSVLVVMVRSVVNFSVLGSKGKQELLVRFVCIMCLGVIHVLCTTLLIQRPNMMAFRVGGALERLQEQYFLLNLCFSMVTFDLQAQLCLCILITTSDSAMSARSTIILAVGVVWACLTAAVGAVAVLKEARVLVWAFMVQNLPQVAFFVYLMYTVIEKWFHDSTYTLEAAAVTGALISLVIKAVLFWGLIKLVHSFGQGLRERMFAPSK; the protein is encoded by the exons ATGGACGAGATCAG TCCTTTGTTGGGCAACCAGCCACAGGAAGACCCAGACCTTTTGTCTCCAAACCTGAGACCTAGACACCAGGAACTGATCCCAACACCATGTGGACCG ATAAAGTCCTGGTCAGAGCTGTCGGGCATGGTGAAGGTCTACTTCTGCTTCACCATAGTGTCTCTGATGGCGGTGCTTGGCCTCACCATATCCAGCATCTACAAGCAGCGCATGACCACAGATGTTTCTGACGAGGACAACTTCACTGTCTCACTTGTCCAGCTGATTGGAATCT TGTTCTGTATCTACTACATCAGCCGTGGCGTGCTGCAGGAGAACAGGCAGGAGCTGGTGGCGTTCGTGCTCAGTGTGTTGGTGGTCATGGTCCGATCGGTGGTCAACTTCTCTGTGCTGGGGTCAAAAGgcaaacaggaactgctg GTTCGCTTTGTGTGCATCATGTGTCTGGGTGTGATCCACGTCCTCTGCACCACTTTGCTCATCCAGAGGCCCAACATGATGGCGTTCCGTGTGGGCGGGGCGTTGGAGAGGCTGCAGGAGCAGTACTTCCTGCTCAACCTCTGTTTCTCCatggtgacctttgacctccaggCACAG TTGTGTCTGTGCATCCTGATCACGACGTCGGACTCGGCCATGTCTGCTCGCAGCACCATCATCCTGGCCGTCGGAGTGGTGTGGGCCTGCCTGACCGCTGCTGTCGGGGCTGTTGCA GTTTTAAAGGAAGCCAGAGTGTTGGTTTGGGCCTTCATGGTGCAGAACCTCCCTCAAGTTGCCTTCTTTGTTTATCTGATGTACACG GTGATAGAAAAGTGGTTCCACGACAGCACGTACACCCTGGAGGCAGCCGCTGTCACTGGAGCTTTGATTTCACTGGTGATTAAAGCGGTTTTATTCTGGGGCCTCATCAAACTGGTGCACAGCTTCGGCCAAGGCCTGCGGGAGAGAA TGTTTGCACCCAGTAAGTGA
- the nadka gene encoding NAD kinase isoform X2 — translation MDGGEEVRVEAVPYCFSACDGGEVSSRSLTRRNKKTRSLSTSSAGSSSEYRRTQSLHGPSPVTTFGPKACMLQNPHAVMHIQDPASQRLTWNKPPKSVLVIKKIRDASLLEPFKELCIFLTEMKNMIVYVEKKVLEDPAISGDENFGAITKKFCTFREDLDDISNRVDFIICLGGDGTLLYASSLFQESVPPVMAFHLGSLGFLTPFKFDTYQSQVTQIIEGNAAIVLRSRLKVRVLKENWDKKARVDEKGIILTNGDIESSRKAVQYQVLNEVVVDRGPSSYLSNVDLFLDGHLITTVQGDGVIVSTPTGSTAYAVAAGASMIHPNVPAIMITPICPHSLSFRPIVVPAGVELKIMLSRGARNTAWVSFDGRKRQEICHGDSITITTSCFPVPSICFRDPVNDWFESLAQCLHWNVRKKQNYLSSEDEEF, via the exons ATGGATGGTGGAGAGGAGGTGAGAGTGGAAGCTGTCCCGTACTGCTTCTCTGCCTGTGACGGAGGGGAGGTCTCCAGCCGCAGCCTGACGAGACGCAACAAGAAGACCCGCAGCCTGAGCACCTCGTCCGCCGGCAGCTCCTCTGAATACAG GAGGACTCAGTCACTTCATGGACCAAGCCCTGTGACCACATTCGGCCCAAAGGCATGCATGCTCCAGAATCCACACGCAGTCAT GCACATTCAGGACCCCGCCAGCCAGAGACTGACGTGGAACAAGCCCCCAAAAAGTGTCCTTGTCATCAAGAAGATCCGAGATGCCAGTCTGCTCGAGCCTTTCAAAGAGCTCTGCATATTCCTCACCGAG atGAAAAACATGATTGTTTACGTGGAAAAGAAAGTTCTAGAGGACCCGGCCATTTCTGGTGATGAAAACTTCGGAGCCATCACGAAGAAATTCTGCACTTTCAGAGAAG atcTTGATGACATCTCCAATCGTGTGGACTTCATCATCTGTCTTGGTGGAGATGGGACGTTATTGTATGCATCTTCACTCTTCCAG gaAAGTGTTCCACCAGTTATGGCCTTCCACCTGGGCTCCCTGGGCTTCTTGaccccttttaaatttgacacCTACCAGTCTCAGGTCACCCAAATAATTGAAG GTAACGCTGCCATCGTCCTGCGCAGTCGCTTGAAAGTGCGAGTGCTTAAAGAGAACTGGGACAAGAAGGCCAGAGTGGACGAAAAGGGCATCATTCTTACCAACGGGGACATCGAAAGTAGCCGCAAAGCCGTGCAGTATCAG gTGCTGAACGAGGTGGTGGTGGACAGAGGGCCCTCTTCCTATCTATCCAATGTGGACCTCTTTCTGGACGGACACCTCATTACCACAGTACAGGGAGACG gtgtgaTAGTATCTACACCTACAGGCAGTACAGCTTATGCAGTGGCAGCAGGCGCTTCCATGATCCATCCAAACGTCCCAGCCATCATGATCACCCCCATCTgcccacactctctctctttcagacCCATCGTGGTGCCTGCCGGGGTGGAGCTCAAG ATCATGCTCTCACGCGGTGCCAGAAACACAGCCTGGGTGTCCTTTgatggaagaaagagacaagagatCTGCCACGGAGACAG TATTACCATCACTACTTCCTGCTTCCCCgttccctccatctgtttcCGGGACCCGGTCAACGACTGGTTCGAGAGCCTGGCCCAGTGTTTACATTGGAACGTGAGGAAGAAGCAGAACTACCTCAGCTCAGAGGACGAGGAGTTCTGA